A window from Cryptomeria japonica chromosome 1, Sugi_1.0, whole genome shotgun sequence encodes these proteins:
- the LOC131857610 gene encoding uncharacterized protein LOC131857610 codes for MGEIIVTPKDVYRILRISITGELVVYDVEESGGIDAMREVFVDPQIASYSVAWQDMVDNYGPLLSVLAGLNGSFLIPDKRFPRLTWPREPIPALDEVDDDDDQGGEGGCQGGGRGPGRGRRVARGGVIGNGRRAGGGRGGGYEGGDGRGGGRGERGR; via the exons ATGGGTGAGATCATAGTGACGCCCAAGGACGTCTATCGGATTCTTCGGATTTCGATTACAGGAGAGTTGGTCGTTTATGATGTGGAGGAATCTGGTGGGATAGACGCTATGCGGGAGGTGTTTGTCGATCCACAAATTGCAAGCTACTCAGTGGCATGGCAGGACATGGTAGACAACTATGGCCCACTCTTGTCAGTATTGGCAGGTTTGAATGGTAGCTTCCTGATTCCAGACAAGAG GTTCCCACGATTGACATGGCCAAGAGAGCCCATTCCTGCACTGGAcgaggttgatgatgatgatgatcaaggTGGAGAGGGAGGTTGCCAAGGTGGTGGGAGAGGACCAGGGAGAGGCAGGAGAGTTGCTAGAGGTGGTGTGATTGGGAACGGTCGCAGAGCAGGCGGTGGTAGGGGAGGAGGATATGAAGGAGGGGATGGGAGGGGTGGTGGACGGGGAGAGAGGGGTAGATGA